Proteins encoded in a region of the Ralstonia pseudosolanacearum genome:
- a CDS encoding helix-turn-helix domain-containing protein, which translates to MLPGMTAKRTDPSTSRPAPILSALGERIKLCRHAADKSQETLAFEALVDRTYISSIERGIANPSIETLANICYALNVSLAELFGPMDGISLKPTGTRRANAATPPEIKRNRLR; encoded by the coding sequence ATGCTGCCCGGCATGACCGCCAAGCGCACCGATCCCTCGACCAGCCGCCCCGCACCAATCCTGAGCGCCCTGGGCGAGCGCATCAAGCTGTGCCGGCATGCCGCCGACAAGTCGCAGGAAACCCTCGCCTTCGAAGCGCTCGTCGACCGGACCTACATCTCATCGATCGAGCGCGGCATCGCCAACCCGTCGATCGAAACGCTGGCCAACATCTGCTACGCGCTGAACGTCTCCCTCGCCGAGCTGTTTGGACCGATGGACGGCATCTCGCTCAAGCCCACCGGCACCCGACGCGCCAACGCGGCGACACCGCCGGAAATCAAGCGTAACCGGCTACGGTAA
- a CDS encoding ABC transporter substrate-binding protein, which produces MAAVRPRLTALMAAAVLLPRAGLADVVTVAQVLPSAGLAGSPMRAAADAAALYLRKASRGDGVNGHVIRVVTVNAPRGLGASVRRTAETLRQHRPAALLNYDGAARTLALLESGALAASRTPVIGALVSSTPVRAFADNRWVFYLRPGLAAEADRMVREGLAAGRRRAAILYQDDASGEDGMRASTAALQAHGLQPVVCLPLAAHMLDTPSLDRMAEQVLGADADVILIFADSLNVGGFLRAYRERGGHALIATDSTSSASALVRASSVALARGVRIAQPMPAPGERRTRLVRAFVADMRAGGRPDLAGSAEALEGYASARLFVEVLRRIRGPVTGEAVRTALQTRGPFDLGGFEVDYGPSQYEGSRAVGIGVLGREGQLMN; this is translated from the coding sequence ATGGCGGCGGTCCGTCCGCGCCTGACCGCGCTGATGGCCGCGGCGGTGCTCCTGCCCCGAGCGGGGCTCGCCGATGTGGTGACGGTGGCGCAGGTGCTGCCATCCGCCGGTCTGGCCGGATCGCCGATGCGCGCCGCGGCCGATGCGGCGGCGCTCTATCTGCGCAAGGCCAGCCGTGGCGATGGCGTCAACGGTCACGTCATCCGGGTCGTGACCGTCAACGCGCCGCGCGGGCTGGGGGCCTCGGTCAGGCGCACGGCGGAAACGCTGCGCCAGCACCGGCCCGCCGCGCTGCTGAACTACGACGGCGCCGCGCGCACGCTCGCGTTGCTCGAGAGCGGCGCACTGGCGGCCAGCCGCACCCCCGTGATCGGTGCGCTGGTGTCGTCGACGCCCGTACGCGCGTTCGCGGATAACCGCTGGGTCTTCTATCTCCGGCCGGGCCTGGCGGCGGAAGCCGACCGCATGGTGCGCGAGGGGCTGGCGGCCGGCCGCCGGCGCGCGGCGATCCTGTACCAGGACGACGCCTCGGGCGAAGACGGCATGCGCGCGAGCACGGCGGCGCTGCAAGCGCATGGCTTGCAGCCGGTCGTGTGCCTGCCGCTTGCTGCTCACATGCTGGACACGCCGTCGCTGGACCGCATGGCGGAACAGGTGCTCGGGGCCGACGCCGACGTGATCCTGATCTTTGCCGACAGCCTCAACGTCGGCGGCTTCCTGCGCGCCTACCGCGAGCGCGGCGGCCATGCGCTGATCGCGACCGATTCCACGTCATCGGCGTCGGCGCTGGTCCGCGCTTCGAGCGTGGCGTTGGCCCGTGGCGTGCGCATCGCCCAACCGATGCCGGCGCCCGGCGAGCGGCGCACGCGCTTGGTGCGGGCCTTCGTGGCGGACATGCGCGCCGGCGGTCGCCCCGATCTGGCCGGCTCCGCCGAGGCCCTGGAGGGCTACGCCTCGGCCCGGCTGTTCGTGGAGGTGCTGCGCCGGATTCGCGGGCCGGTCACGGGCGAGGCGGTGCGGACCGCGCTGCAGACCCGGGGGCCATTCGACCTGGGCGGTTTCGAAGTGGACTACGGCCCGTCGCAATACGAGGGTTCCCGGGCGGTCGGGATCGGCGTGCTCGGGCGGGAGGGCCAACTGATGAATTAA